From one uncultured Paludibacter sp. genomic stretch:
- a CDS encoding conserved hypothetical protein (Evidence 4 : Unknown function but conserved in other organisms) has product MKASSNHIIREITPLSEKDCFYIADRHKTEFTYPLHTHSEFELNFIENAAGVRRIIGDSVEVIGDYDLTLLAGEQLEHVWEQHKCTTKNIREITIQFSAELFMGNFLNKNQFSSIKKMLEEAKKGISFPMGAIMKIYSLLDSLAVEKEGFYAVIKLLTILYELSLCDNFRILSSSAFANIYDGSDSRRILKIYDYVNTHYKEAMRLEDLANEVGMSPVSFSRFFKLRVNKTISDYIIDIRLGHASRLLVDTTNSIAEICYECGFNNLSNFNRIFKKKKDCSPKEFRENYRKKKLII; this is encoded by the coding sequence ATGAAAGCGAGTTCAAACCATATTATTCGAGAAATAACACCGCTCTCGGAAAAAGACTGTTTCTACATAGCGGACAGACATAAAACCGAATTTACTTATCCGCTTCATACGCATTCCGAATTTGAATTAAATTTTATCGAGAATGCCGCAGGTGTTAGAAGAATCATTGGAGATTCTGTGGAAGTTATAGGCGATTATGATTTAACTCTTCTTGCAGGCGAGCAATTGGAACACGTATGGGAACAACATAAATGCACAACCAAAAACATAAGAGAAATTACCATACAGTTTTCGGCAGAATTGTTTATGGGTAATTTTTTAAACAAGAATCAATTCAGCAGTATCAAAAAAATGCTGGAAGAAGCCAAGAAAGGAATTAGTTTTCCTATGGGAGCTATTATGAAAATCTATTCTTTATTGGACTCACTGGCTGTAGAAAAAGAAGGCTTTTACGCTGTAATTAAACTCCTTACCATTCTTTATGAACTCTCGTTGTGTGATAACTTTAGAATTTTATCCAGTTCGGCTTTTGCCAATATTTATGATGGGTCGGACAGCAGAAGAATTCTGAAAATATACGATTATGTAAATACCCATTATAAAGAAGCAATGCGGCTGGAAGATTTAGCCAACGAGGTTGGAATGTCTCCTGTTTCTTTCAGTCGCTTTTTTAAGCTCAGAGTAAATAAAACCATTTCAGATTATATTATTGATATCCGACTGGGACATGCCAGCCGCCTCTTGGTAGATACCACAAATTCCATTGCTGAAATATGTTACGAGTGTGGTTTTAATAATTTATCCAATTTCAATCGCATTTTCAAAAAGAAAAAAGACTGCTCTCCCAAAGAATTTAGAGAAAACTATCGTAAGAAAAAATTAATTATTTAA
- the agaA gene encoding Alpha-galactosidase A, with product MKKTFLFLTLLLLLFSGKTIAQKFENLAKTPPMGWNSWNKFGCNIDEKLIREIADAMVETGLRDAGYIYVNIDDCWHGKRDSLGFIIADPEKFPSGIKALADYVHSKGLKLGIYSDAGRNTCGGRPGSFGHEYQDALTYAKWGIDYLKYDWCNTENINPKGAYQLMRDALYAAGRPIVFSMCEWGTSRPWTWAKETGHLWRTTGDIFNCFDCIKDWGGWYSYGVMQILDKQEGLRNYAGPGHWNDPDMLEVGNGMSENQDRAHFSMWCMLAAPLILGNDIRNMNEATKNILMNREVIAVNQDSLGIQGLKAVAKDGIEVWFKPLAKGDWAVCILNRNTTDKEYILDWNNFNFEDEVSKLSTNFTSNVYGIRNLWTKKAEGNTKKEKKLIIPAQDVIMYRLTPKK from the coding sequence ATGAAAAAAACATTCTTATTTCTCACTCTCCTGCTGCTTTTATTTTCCGGTAAAACAATTGCTCAGAAATTTGAAAATCTGGCAAAAACTCCTCCAATGGGATGGAACAGTTGGAATAAATTTGGTTGCAATATCGATGAAAAGTTAATCCGTGAAATAGCAGATGCAATGGTAGAAACCGGACTTCGCGACGCAGGATACATTTACGTTAATATTGACGACTGCTGGCACGGAAAACGAGACAGCTTAGGTTTCATTATCGCAGATCCAGAAAAATTTCCTTCGGGAATAAAAGCATTAGCCGATTATGTCCATTCAAAAGGATTGAAATTGGGCATTTATTCCGATGCGGGAAGAAACACTTGCGGAGGACGTCCCGGAAGCTTCGGACACGAATATCAGGATGCTCTAACGTATGCAAAATGGGGAATTGATTATCTGAAATACGATTGGTGCAACACAGAAAATATCAATCCCAAAGGAGCTTACCAATTAATGCGTGACGCTCTGTACGCTGCAGGCAGACCCATCGTGTTTAGTATGTGTGAATGGGGCACAAGCCGTCCTTGGACTTGGGCAAAAGAAACAGGTCACTTATGGCGTACCACAGGCGATATTTTTAATTGTTTTGATTGTATTAAAGATTGGGGAGGATGGTACTCTTACGGGGTAATGCAGATTCTTGATAAGCAAGAAGGATTGCGTAATTATGCCGGACCCGGACATTGGAACGATCCCGATATGCTTGAAGTAGGAAACGGAATGAGCGAAAATCAAGATAGAGCACATTTTTCTATGTGGTGTATGCTGGCAGCGCCACTTATTTTAGGCAATGATATTAGAAATATGAATGAAGCCACAAAGAATATTCTAATGAACCGTGAAGTAATTGCCGTAAACCAAGATTCTTTGGGTATTCAAGGATTGAAAGCAGTAGCAAAAGACGGTATTGAAGTTTGGTTTAAGCCCCTTGCAAAAGGAGATTGGGCTGTTTGTATTTTAAATCGAAACACAACAGATAAAGAATATATTCTCGATTGGAATAATTTCAATTTTGAAGATGAAGTATCAAAACTTTCAACAAATTTCACATCAAACGTTTATGGTATCCGTAATTTATGGACTAAAAAAGCGGAAGGCAACACAAAAAAAGAAAAGAAATTAATAATTCCGGCACAGGATGTAATTATGTATCGCCTAACCCCTAAAAAGTAA
- a CDS encoding TonB-dependent receptor: protein MKHIFMLLMALIMSLSLMAQQRTITGIVVDHKDGSAIIGASIMEKGTRNGVATDAKGSFTMNVTSANSILVISSIGYQKAEIKVGNNSFARVQLEEDATTLSEVVAVGYGTMRKSDLTGSVAQISGERLRESIVTNADQILQGRIAGVQVQSNSGAPGAATSIRIRGTGSINLTNEPLYVVDGIPMSGSGTSVAGFDWSGGSNGQNKVNPLAFLNPSDILSMDVLKDASATAIYGAAGANGVVIITTKRGQEGRSNIIYDGYVGVQTRPGKYNMMNLPEYATYQKQLVDEGFIAKNNIDQAYLDPSLLGPGTDWQDAVTKTAWMQNHNITMLGGTDKLQYSTSLGYTKQDGTVINSNFERYSGRLNIDNQFNKWVKIGGSLAYSRTSENIINNDGINGVIFQAALMMPSVPIYDFDGNYAGPETVNSSSIYNPVALTKEMKNSLTRDRVIGNIYASLDINNWINFRSDFSTDINNSVNKGFKPTYNYGLLQNNNASIMQMESHGMYWNWKNYFTITKKIGTVHSFNLMLGQEAAKNSWESQQWIKDNLSTNIIQVMTKDGKFVSNSGNKSSKNNASFFGRLNYNFSDYLLLTSTLRADGSSVFGANHQWGYFPSFAAAFRASEFLKKYEWLSNLKIRYGWGMNGNSNINNYEYGSTMTAIPTSFGTAYRMYNNANPDLKWEASLQHNLGIDLGLYNGRINLTIDTYYKTSKDLLLRPSVSPVLGGSSYIDIVTPMMNIGNIENKGIEISLNTHNIQSKDFNWQSNFVFSLNRNKVLELDNLNTPFYGKIDWYAGFQTVSQVAVGQPIGVFYGYQTDGLYKNAEDLRNSARPEGVTINRTTGSWVGDIKFVDQKTEDTNGDGIADAPDGVINEKDQVFIGDPNPDFTFGFTNTFTYKNWELGIGLNGSYGADILNYVRVKTEGLVSQWDNQAETVLNRAHLAYTNPNDPDITTNVDNSYLTNPDATIPRWSNSDMNGNNRMSDRWIEDGSYLRIQNISLAYNLSNKTLKRYGVQNCKIYVNAQNVYTFSNYSGLDPEIGAYNQGANFLYNTDTGRYPTPRIYTFGVKLTF from the coding sequence ATGAAGCACATTTTTATGTTACTTATGGCTCTTATAATGAGCTTGTCTTTAATGGCTCAACAACGCACGATAACAGGCATAGTTGTTGATCATAAAGACGGATCTGCCATAATCGGTGCCAGCATTATGGAAAAAGGAACCAGGAATGGCGTAGCTACTGACGCAAAAGGTAGTTTTACAATGAATGTTACTTCTGCAAATTCTATACTTGTTATCTCAAGTATCGGATATCAAAAAGCAGAAATAAAAGTAGGCAACAATTCTTTTGCAAGAGTACAGTTAGAAGAAGATGCGACAACGCTCAGCGAAGTTGTTGCCGTCGGGTATGGCACGATGAGAAAAAGCGATTTAACTGGTTCTGTAGCTCAAATTTCAGGCGAGCGTTTACGTGAATCCATTGTTACCAATGCCGACCAAATATTACAAGGTCGTATCGCCGGTGTACAAGTACAATCCAATTCAGGAGCTCCCGGTGCGGCAACTTCAATTCGTATTCGAGGAACGGGTTCAATCAATTTGACAAATGAACCGCTTTATGTTGTTGATGGAATTCCTATGAGCGGCTCTGGTACNAGTGTAGCCGGTTTTGATTGGTCAGGCGGTTCCAATGGACAAAATAAAGTCAATCCCTTAGCATTTCTTAATCCGAGCGACATCCTTAGTATGGATGTACTTAAAGATGCGTCAGCAACAGCAATTTATGGCGCCGCCGGTGCAAATGGCGTGGTAATCATTACCACCAAACGTGGACAAGAAGGACGGAGCAATATTATTTACGATGGTTACGTTGGAGTTCAAACAAGACCAGGCAAATATAATATGATGAATCTACCGGAGTATGCTACCTATCAAAAACAATTGGTAGACGAAGGATTTATCGCTAAAAACAACATTGATCAGGCATATTTAGACCCATCTTTACTTGGACCCGGCACCGATTGGCAAGATGCTGTCACAAAAACAGCGTGGATGCAAAATCACAACATTACAATGTTGGGAGGAACTGACAAATTACAGTATTCTACGTCACTTGGATACACAAAACAAGACGGAACTGTTATAAACTCTAATTTTGAGCGTTATTCCGGAAGATTAAATATTGACAATCAATTTAACAAATGGGTAAAAATAGGAGGTTCATTAGCATATAGCCGCACAAGTGAAAACATCATAAACAACGATGGTATCAATGGTGTAATTTTTCAAGCTGCGCTGATGATGCCAAGTGTACCTATTTATGATTTTGATGGAAATTATGCCGGACCCGAAACGGTAAACAGCTCATCTATTTATAATCCGGTGGCACTCACAAAAGAAATGAAAAATTCATTAACTCGTGACAGGGTTATCGGAAATATATACGCCTCTTTAGATATAAACAATTGGATAAACTTCCGCTCAGATTTCAGCACCGATATAAACAATTCCGTAAATAAAGGTTTTAAACCTACTTACAACTACGGTCTATTACAGAACAATAACGCTTCCATTATGCAAATGGAATCACATGGTATGTATTGGAATTGGAAAAATTATTTTACAATTACGAAAAAAATCGGTACTGTACACAGTTTCAATTTAATGTTAGGTCAAGAAGCTGCTAAAAATTCTTGGGAAAGTCAACAATGGATTAAAGATAATTTATCAACCAATATAATTCAAGTGATGACAAAAGACGGTAAATTCGTATCAAACTCCGGGAATAAATCCAGTAAAAACAATGCATCGTTTTTTGGCAGATTAAACTATAATTTTTCCGACTATCTGCTACTTACTTCCACATTGCGTGCAGACGGCTCATCTGTATTTGGAGCAAATCATCAATGGGGTTATTTCCCGTCTTTCGCAGCAGCATTCCGCGCTTCGGAATTCCTGAAAAAATATGAATGGCTATCTAATCTTAAAATTCGTTATGGCTGGGGAATGAACGGCAATTCAAATATTAATAATTACGAATATGGTTCAACAATGACTGCTATTCCCACCTCTTTTGGCACAGCATACAGAATGTATAACAATGCCAACCCGGACTTGAAATGGGAAGCATCTTTGCAACATAATCTCGGCATAGATTTAGGGCTTTATAATGGAAGAATTAATTTAACAATCGATACCTATTACAAAACTTCCAAAGATTTGTTATTGCGCCCATCCGTATCACCTGTTCTCGGCGGTTCTTCTTATATTGACATCGTTACACCAATGATGAATATTGGAAATATAGAAAATAAAGGAATTGAAATATCATTAAACACACACAATATACAGTCTAAAGATTTTAATTGGCAATCCAATTTTGTATTCTCTTTAAACAGAAATAAAGTACTTGAACTGGATAATTTAAATACTCCTTTTTATGGTAAAATTGATTGGTACGCAGGTTTTCAAACAGTTTCACAAGTTGCAGTAGGACAACCTATTGGTGTTTTTTATGGATACCAAACAGATGGGCTTTACAAAAATGCTGAAGATTTACGTAATTCCGCTCGCCCCGAAGGAGTTACAATTAACAGAACTACAGGCTCTTGGGTAGGCGATATTAAATTTGTAGATCAAAAAACGGAAGACACGAATGGAGATGGAATCGCAGATGCTCCAGATGGAGTAATAAACGAAAAAGACCAAGTCTTCATCGGAGATCCTAATCCAGATTTTACTTTTGGATTTACAAATACATTTACTTATAAAAATTGGGAATTAGGAATAGGACTAAACGGTTCATACGGAGCAGATATATTAAATTATGTAAGAGTTAAAACAGAAGGTTTAGTGAGTCAATGGGATAATCAAGCCGAAACAGTACTCAATCGCGCTCATTTGGCTTATACAAATCCTAATGATCCTGATATTACGACAAATGTGGATAATTCTTACTTGACAAATCCGGATGCAACAATACCAAGATGGAGCAATAGCGATATGAATGGTAATAACCGTATGAGCGACCGCTGGATAGAGGATGGAAGTTATTTAAGAATTCAAAATATTTCATTGGCATATAATTTATCCAACAAAACTTTAAAGCGTTATGGAGTTCAAAACTGCAAAATATATGTAAACGCTCAAAATGTATACACATTCAGTAATTACTCGGGATTGGATCCGGAAATAGGCGCTTATAATCAAGGGGCTAACTTCTTATATAACACAGACACGGGGCGTTATCCCACACCGCGTATATACACATTCGGAGTTAAATTAACTTTTTAA
- a CDS encoding conserved exported hypothetical protein (Evidence 4 : Unknown function but conserved in other organisms), giving the protein MKSIKNIIKTAILFGVLFFTTSCQDWLTVIPEDSQVLETYYTSESAINANTASLYAGVTWQDFDMNFMWMAGDELAGDLFYTYDQEGHFYYMTFQNGNTFLTQGWNGLYRVVSYCNNIINGMPTAARENGISETIINRALAEAHCIRGIAYYFLTEYWGDVPIVTDNNMSGKDVVRHKQASVYEFIRRDLEFAKDNLSTTSFQTGRCNKWTAEGMLAKLHLTMASHLDDANSADNFAKAKEYAVDVINKSGLKLYGDLSTMFYPAANNNEESLFAIQCTQDGYGYGNSRNISQSRNSLITLGASWGAGKGPTLSLQESFESGDLRRALTYMQNGDSYSNLAGGGYTYKNYSSDGKTETPNEMLAHVRKYIIGGNADCGGVAGATNQDAGNNIYLLRLADVYLCYVEACIGSESSTTDALALNVFKQIRTRAGLLSDNISSITYTQLIKERRVEFAFESINFFDIKRMSYRSKSSAITYLNNMHRERQYIANSEYTIEERNAANAHHGGFVSITPQDDPNGKGSIFYINPTPPTITFSEQNLYMPIPAETITKTPNIMNEPVDYQF; this is encoded by the coding sequence ATGAAAAGCATAAAAAATATAATTAAAACAGCCATTCTGTTTGGAGTATTATTTTTCACAACTTCATGTCAAGATTGGCTTACCGTAATACCTGAAGATTCCCAGGTACTGGAAACTTATTACACCTCTGAAAGCGCCATTAATGCTAATACCGCTTCTCTCTACGCTGGTGTAACTTGGCAAGATTTCGATATGAACTTTATGTGGATGGCAGGAGATGAACTTGCAGGAGATTTATTTTATACTTATGATCAAGAAGGACACTTCTATTATATGACCTTTCAAAACGGCAATACTTTTCTTACACAAGGTTGGAATGGTCTATATCGCGTAGTTTCCTATTGTAACAACATCATTAATGGTATGCCAACCGCTGCCAGAGAAAACGGAATTTCTGAAACAATTATTAACAGAGCTTTAGCCGAAGCTCATTGCATTCGCGGAATTGCTTACTATTTTCTTACAGAATATTGGGGAGATGTGCCTATTGTTACCGACAATAATATGTCAGGAAAAGATGTTGTGCGCCATAAACAAGCCAGTGTATATGAATTCATTCGCCGTGATTTGGAATTTGCAAAAGATAACTTATCCACAACTTCATTTCAAACCGGGCGTTGCAATAAATGGACCGCAGAAGGTATGTTGGCAAAATTACATTTAACAATGGCTTCGCATTTAGATGACGCTAACTCCGCCGATAATTTTGCAAAGGCAAAAGAATACGCTGTAGATGTAATAAACAAGAGCGGATTAAAACTATACGGCGATTTAAGCACAATGTTCTATCCTGCAGCAAATAATAATGAAGAAAGTTTGTTCGCGATTCAATGTACTCAAGACGGTTACGGTTATGGAAACAGCAGGAATATATCCCAGTCACGTAATTCGCTAATCACATTGGGAGCATCCTGGGGAGCAGGAAAAGGACCCACATTGAGTCTACAAGAAAGTTTTGAATCCGGAGATTTGAGACGCGCACTTACCTATATGCAAAATGGCGATTCTTACAGTAATTTAGCCGGAGGAGGATATACATATAAAAATTATTCTTCCGATGGGAAAACTGAAACTCCAAATGAAATGCTTGCCCACGTCAGGAAATACATCATAGGAGGAAACGCTGACTGTGGTGGAGTTGCAGGAGCCACAAATCAAGATGCAGGAAACAATATCTATCTTTTACGTTTAGCAGATGTTTATCTCTGTTATGTTGAAGCCTGCATAGGTTCTGAAAGTTCTACAACGGATGCGTTGGCTTTGAACGTTTTCAAACAGATTCGTACACGCGCCGGTTTGTTGAGTGATAATATTTCCTCTATAACATACACACAACTAATTAAAGAACGCCGCGTAGAATTCGCTTTTGAAAGTATTAACTTTTTCGACATAAAAAGAATGAGCTACAGAAGTAAAAGCAGTGCCATTACATATTTAAATAATATGCATAGAGAACGTCAGTACATAGCTAATTCTGAATATACCATAGAAGAACGCAACGCTGCAAATGCGCATCATGGAGGTTTTGTTTCTATAACTCCTCAGGACGACCCAAACGGAAAAGGTTCTATATTTTACATAAACCCTACTCCTCCTACCATTACATTTAGTGAGCAAAATTTATATATGCCTATACCTGCCGAAACAATCACAAAAACCCCGAACATAATGAATGAGCCGGTAGATTATCAATTCTAA
- a CDS encoding conserved exported hypothetical protein (Evidence 4 : Unknown function but conserved in other organisms), with product MKKYIYKICALLFAINILFACEDAPSRFDGYDGGKPVVRYIRPCDATTSDSLLSSAYLGNQIAIIGDELAGVNAIYFNDQKAVLNPEYVTDKSIIVTIPNGIPSIKQDIIKLCTNKDTVLYNFETKVPAPAINSMDFEYAAEGATTIIHGLYFVNDGGSPLEVYFTNNLKAEIISSDLNNISIKIPTGAQPGPITVKSVYGSTVSTLWYKDNRNIIANFNPNNYPDYNYFFGWHGASGVSDVDGINGYYLKINGDANELTNDSWDDGFLSWEKWTYLPTDPDFFDANKISKYVCKFEVKVIGTWSCKALQIIFTGASDVMLNWQNGNGLTYNSKYGAANGYVSDSEFPRALWQPWATTEDKTFETDQWMTVSIPMSDFTYNASGAKLAAPNGGGHYSGITIFLNGGGVTGTSCNTTMYIDNLRIVEK from the coding sequence ATGAAAAAATATATTTATAAAATATGCGCCTTGCTTTTTGCGATAAACATATTATTCGCTTGTGAAGACGCCCCATCAAGATTTGACGGTTATGACGGAGGAAAACCGGTTGTTCGCTACATTCGTCCCTGTGATGCTACCACATCTGATTCCTTATTATCAAGCGCTTATTTGGGAAATCAAATCGCCATCATTGGAGATGAATTAGCTGGTGTAAACGCCATTTATTTTAACGATCAGAAAGCCGTTTTAAATCCGGAATATGTCACTGATAAAAGCATAATAGTAACCATTCCAAATGGAATTCCAAGTATAAAGCAAGATATTATTAAACTTTGCACCAATAAAGATACGGTTTTATACAATTTTGAAACCAAAGTACCTGCGCCTGCCATAAATTCTATGGATTTTGAATATGCGGCGGAAGGCGCAACTACGATTATTCATGGACTTTACTTTGTAAATGACGGTGGAAGCCCACTTGAAGTTTATTTTACAAATAACTTGAAAGCCGAAATTATAAGCTCAGATTTGAACAATATTAGCATAAAAATACCCACCGGCGCTCAACCCGGGCCTATAACTGTAAAATCTGTTTACGGTTCAACAGTGAGCACTCTTTGGTATAAAGATAATCGTAATATTATCGCAAACTTTAATCCGAACAATTATCCTGATTATAATTATTTTTTTGGCTGGCACGGCGCAAGCGGTGTTTCGGATGTTGATGGCATTAATGGATATTACCTGAAAATAAATGGTGATGCAAACGAATTGACAAATGACTCTTGGGACGATGGTTTCCTTAGTTGGGAAAAATGGACTTATTTACCAACTGATCCTGATTTCTTCGATGCAAATAAAATAAGTAAATACGTATGTAAATTTGAAGTAAAAGTTATTGGAACTTGGTCTTGCAAAGCCTTGCAAATAATTTTTACCGGAGCAAGCGACGTAATGTTGAACTGGCAAAATGGAAACGGTTTGACTTATAATTCCAAATATGGAGCAGCAAATGGTTATGTTTCTGATTCGGAATTTCCTCGAGCACTATGGCAGCCCTGGGCTACCACAGAGGATAAAACTTTTGAAACAGACCAATGGATGACTGTTTCTATTCCGATGAGTGATTTTACATATAACGCGAGCGGTGCAAAATTAGCAGCGCCCAATGGCGGCGGACATTATTCAGGCATCACTATTTT